A DNA window from Halorubrum sp. DM2 contains the following coding sequences:
- the dacZ gene encoding diadenylate cyclase DacZ — translation MASLTDHLADLVADVDATLLFSPTNSFYDRFADDGVDVVVVAPENDVDAETFVELPLPFDNVKDRIRFGIEGAMDEGLLSEGDEVACVVSVFDGGSDAVIRVTVDETIHTGIYDLFANSRAEPSVIRDVFEVAIELGQKGQKGKPVGALFVVGDAGKVMNKSRPLSYNPFEKSHVHVGDPIVNVMLKEFSRLDGAFVVSDSGKIVSAYRYLEPAAEGVDIPKGLGARHMSGAAITRDTNSTSIVLSESDGLVRAFKAGELVLEIDPEEY, via the coding sequence ATGGCCTCGCTCACCGACCACTTGGCGGACCTCGTCGCGGACGTGGACGCCACTCTGCTGTTCTCCCCGACGAACTCCTTCTACGACCGGTTCGCGGACGACGGGGTCGACGTCGTCGTCGTCGCGCCCGAGAACGACGTCGACGCCGAGACGTTCGTCGAACTCCCCCTCCCGTTCGACAACGTCAAAGACCGGATCCGGTTCGGCATCGAGGGCGCGATGGACGAGGGCCTCCTCTCGGAGGGCGACGAGGTCGCCTGCGTCGTCTCCGTCTTCGACGGCGGCTCGGACGCGGTGATCCGCGTCACCGTCGACGAGACGATCCACACCGGGATCTACGACCTGTTCGCCAACTCCCGGGCGGAGCCGAGCGTCATCCGCGACGTGTTCGAGGTCGCGATCGAACTCGGACAGAAGGGACAGAAGGGGAAGCCGGTGGGCGCGCTGTTCGTCGTCGGCGACGCGGGGAAGGTGATGAACAAGTCGCGGCCGCTGAGCTACAACCCCTTCGAGAAGTCGCACGTCCACGTCGGCGACCCCATCGTGAACGTAATGTTAAAGGAGTTCTCGCGGCTGGACGGCGCGTTCGTCGTCTCCGACTCCGGGAAGATCGTCTCGGCGTACCGCTACCTCGAACCCGCCGCCGAGGGCGTCGACATCCCGAAGGGACTTGGCGCGCGCCACATGTCCGGCGCGGCGATCACCCGCGACACCAACTCGACGTCGATCGTGCTCTCCGAGTCGGACGGTCTCGTCCGGGCGTTCAAGGCGGGCGAACTCGTCCTGGAGATCGATCCGGAGGAGTACTGA
- a CDS encoding multicopper oxidase domain-containing protein produces MTRSFGAPGTGLSRREFLTATGATGLSALAGCSSKAINAPTAAAGGPNEAQTSSDLPYTSPPTVVNVDEQGGSVTMGTQPARHAVHPLDSMGGPVEFPRVWAWQADDNDPSVPGPILRTTEGNDMEVTLDNTNGRRPHTIHFHGVTKSWKNDGVPTSTGVQVPAGEKHTYEIPANVPGTHLYHCHFQTHRHIDMGMYGIFRVDPEGYEPADREYFMTIKDWDSRIPKKWAGEADFTFDTASRNPDVFTVNGKSAPRTLHPEQGSPIIVDKGDLVRIHLVNGGYMSHPMHIHNHRFQRVEKDGGIVPEAARHDIDVTNIAPAERHTIEFTADADPGIYLMHCHKVNHVMNGSFYPGGMLTGIVYRSVMDSDIFSQLMDYAGYEPN; encoded by the coding sequence ATGACCCGATCTTTCGGTGCCCCTGGAACCGGACTGTCCCGACGAGAATTCCTTACTGCGACCGGCGCGACTGGCCTTTCAGCATTGGCGGGCTGTTCATCGAAAGCAATTAACGCGCCGACAGCGGCCGCAGGCGGTCCGAACGAAGCACAGACTTCATCTGACCTTCCCTACACCAGTCCTCCGACGGTGGTCAACGTCGACGAGCAGGGAGGCTCCGTGACGATGGGGACGCAGCCGGCGCGACACGCCGTTCACCCGCTCGATTCGATGGGTGGTCCAGTTGAGTTCCCGCGCGTCTGGGCGTGGCAGGCCGACGACAACGATCCGAGCGTACCAGGCCCGATCCTCCGTACGACCGAAGGCAACGATATGGAAGTGACGCTCGACAACACGAACGGACGTCGGCCACACACTATCCACTTCCACGGAGTCACGAAGAGTTGGAAGAACGACGGCGTTCCGACATCGACCGGCGTCCAAGTCCCGGCAGGCGAGAAACACACGTACGAGATTCCGGCGAACGTTCCGGGGACGCACTTGTACCACTGTCACTTCCAGACCCACCGCCATATCGATATGGGGATGTACGGAATCTTCCGAGTCGATCCCGAAGGCTACGAGCCGGCGGACCGGGAGTACTTCATGACGATCAAGGACTGGGACTCGCGAATCCCGAAGAAGTGGGCCGGTGAAGCGGACTTCACCTTCGACACGGCCTCGCGCAATCCGGACGTCTTCACCGTCAACGGGAAGAGTGCGCCCCGAACTCTCCACCCGGAGCAGGGCTCGCCGATTATCGTCGATAAGGGCGATTTAGTCCGCATTCACCTCGTCAACGGTGGATATATGTCCCACCCGATGCACATCCACAACCACCGCTTCCAGCGCGTCGAAAAAGACGGAGGTATCGTCCCGGAAGCAGCCCGACACGACATCGACGTCACGAATATTGCCCCCGCAGAACGACACACGATCGAGTTCACAGCCGATGCCGACCCCGGTATCTATCTCATGCATTGTCACAAGGTCAACCACGTCATGAACGGGTCGTTCTATCCCGGCGGGATGCTTACCGGGATCGTGTACCGCTCCGTCATGGACTCCGATATCTTCAGCCAACTCATGGATTACGCCGGGTACGAACCGAACTAG
- a CDS encoding GNAT family N-acetyltransferase: MTPDTASVACDGWDESECEGTPHCPPRCPRFVDKQGARWTVRPAVDADEPRLVEMYERFDRGDRAQGLPPVSRRRRVEWVRSMLAEGNNVVAERDGAVFGHAMYTPTDAPVPELAVFVHPDAQDRGVGTELCRHVIANAAAADREGIELHVETGNRAARSVYGTVGFEVVERRGDLRMRLDLDDSIATEVRWPPLAREGPTEPLVETTPGGSGAGRSPADD, from the coding sequence ATGACCCCCGATACCGCGAGCGTCGCCTGCGACGGTTGGGACGAGAGCGAGTGCGAGGGGACGCCGCACTGTCCCCCGCGCTGTCCGCGCTTCGTCGACAAGCAGGGGGCGCGCTGGACGGTCCGACCGGCGGTCGACGCGGACGAACCCCGCCTCGTCGAGATGTACGAGCGGTTCGACCGGGGCGACCGCGCGCAGGGGCTTCCGCCCGTGAGCCGGCGGCGTCGCGTCGAGTGGGTCCGGTCGATGCTGGCCGAGGGGAACAACGTCGTCGCGGAGCGGGACGGCGCGGTGTTCGGGCACGCGATGTACACCCCTACCGACGCGCCGGTCCCCGAACTGGCCGTCTTCGTCCACCCGGACGCGCAGGACCGCGGCGTCGGGACGGAGCTGTGCCGGCACGTGATCGCCAACGCCGCCGCGGCCGACCGGGAGGGGATCGAACTCCACGTCGAGACCGGTAACCGCGCCGCTCGGTCGGTGTACGGGACGGTCGGGTTCGAGGTCGTCGAGCGGCGGGGGGACCTCCGGATGCGGCTCGACCTCGACGACTCGATTGCGACCGAGGTGCGCTGGCCGCCGCTCGCCCGCGAGGGACCGACGGAACCGCTCGTCGAGACGACGCCCGGCGGCTCCGGGGCCGGGCGGTCCCCGGCGGACGACTGA
- a CDS encoding PIN domain-containing protein produces the protein MTAYVETDYLLALAKDSDWLKDRAEETLEARDVVTSTYSYLELLLIGERHEFDYVTLFANMLEVVPVETDEERQIVLKAVKYFEDGMTAFDSFHAATAESRGHPVLSSDKAYESADPERIPLEPTDDE, from the coding sequence ATGACCGCGTACGTCGAGACGGACTACCTCCTCGCGCTCGCCAAGGACTCGGATTGGCTGAAAGACCGGGCGGAGGAGACGTTGGAGGCGCGCGATGTCGTCACCTCCACGTACTCGTACCTGGAGCTGCTGCTCATCGGTGAGCGCCACGAGTTCGACTACGTCACACTGTTCGCGAACATGCTCGAAGTCGTCCCCGTCGAGACCGACGAGGAACGTCAAATCGTGCTCAAGGCCGTGAAGTACTTCGAGGACGGGATGACCGCGTTTGATTCCTTCCACGCTGCCACCGCCGAGAGTCGAGGCCATCCCGTGTTGAGTTCCGACAAAGCCTACGAGAGCGCCGACCCCGAGCGGATTCCGTTGGAACCGACTGACGACGAGTGA
- a CDS encoding heavy metal translocating P-type ATPase encodes MSDGGRTDECDICRQPIAGGSVSGDSDGAFCSTGCRDIDRALGRADTPDRSPTGAAPERSHSDAVTRTFFRIDGMYSSTCEAYLEHIADTQSGVVAAEASYVTETIRVDHDADTVSVDDLRDALSRTGYTAFLRSEANADGDASGTRRSREADGIRKRRSDEVLGLRYAAGIVFGAFLMVPYVAIMYPTHLAPYVDATFLDAFEGAFQLSGSSGFLFLRIYFVLTAIVLFFTGMPVLRGAYISLKMRRPTTDLLVAITVVSAFCYGTGAVLLGDNNIFYDLTLVVAAVVSGVSFYETSIKQQALERLTELTVSQVDSARRLDGDDATEVSVDSLAPGDRILVREGERVPVDGTLVGDDCSIKEAVVTGEALPVAKRTGDEIVGGAVVTDGAAIVEVGDPVTSSVDRITDSLWSIQSADHGIQRRADELAYRIVGLVAAVAAAVGVWTVASGEPLSAGAIGVLLALLVASPWALGLATPLSVATSIRDAMKRGIVVLDDTIFERLRDIDVVVFDKTGTLTTGEMEVIDVNASDEALADAAALERRAAHPAAAAIVSAVKSKADNAEAAQTDGGRIDDTGTTPAGRDVRDFRTHATGVSGTVDGRDVLVGNLDLFAERGWTVTSEIQEKARKARGFGRLPVVIGRDGRADGIVVVGDNPRQGWLDTVTALHERGIEVAVLTGDDEEATDFFAEQDAVSYVFADVPPEGKTEAIRRFQRERRVAMVGDGTNDAPALAQADLGISLGSGTALAADAADIAVVDDDLSLVETTFELARAARRRVRQNVGLAFAYNAIAIPVALVGLFNPVTAAIAVAICGGLLAVNSSRDLFRE; translated from the coding sequence ATGAGCGACGGCGGTCGCACCGACGAATGCGACATCTGTCGGCAACCGATTGCTGGCGGCTCCGTCTCGGGGGACTCAGACGGAGCGTTCTGTAGTACTGGGTGTCGGGACATCGACCGAGCGCTCGGTCGCGCTGACACACCAGACCGATCCCCTACGGGAGCGGCTCCGGAACGATCGCACTCGGACGCCGTCACGCGGACGTTCTTCCGAATTGACGGGATGTACTCGTCGACGTGTGAAGCGTATCTCGAACACATTGCTGATACGCAGTCCGGAGTGGTCGCCGCAGAGGCGAGTTACGTCACTGAGACGATTCGCGTGGATCACGACGCGGACACGGTGTCGGTAGACGACCTCCGCGACGCGTTGAGCAGGACCGGCTACACCGCGTTTCTTCGATCCGAGGCGAACGCTGACGGCGACGCGAGCGGCACGCGTCGATCGCGGGAAGCGGACGGCATCCGGAAACGTCGGAGCGACGAGGTCCTCGGGCTCCGGTACGCGGCCGGGATCGTGTTCGGTGCGTTCCTGATGGTCCCGTACGTGGCCATTATGTACCCAACCCACCTCGCGCCGTACGTCGACGCCACGTTCCTCGACGCGTTCGAAGGCGCGTTCCAGCTGAGCGGGAGCAGCGGCTTCCTGTTCTTGCGTATCTACTTCGTGTTAACCGCAATCGTGCTGTTTTTCACCGGCATGCCGGTGTTACGCGGCGCGTACATCAGTCTGAAGATGCGTCGCCCGACGACAGATCTTCTCGTCGCGATCACCGTCGTCAGCGCGTTCTGTTACGGTACAGGCGCGGTGCTTCTCGGGGACAACAACATCTTCTACGACCTGACGCTCGTCGTCGCGGCGGTCGTCTCCGGCGTCTCGTTTTACGAGACCTCGATCAAACAGCAGGCGCTCGAACGGCTTACGGAACTCACCGTCTCGCAGGTGGACAGCGCTCGGCGGCTCGACGGTGACGACGCGACGGAGGTGTCAGTCGATTCGCTGGCTCCCGGCGATCGGATCCTCGTCCGCGAGGGCGAACGCGTTCCGGTCGACGGGACACTAGTCGGCGACGACTGTAGCATCAAGGAGGCGGTCGTCACCGGCGAGGCGCTCCCCGTCGCGAAGCGAACGGGCGACGAGATCGTCGGCGGCGCAGTTGTCACCGACGGCGCGGCGATCGTCGAGGTCGGCGATCCGGTGACGAGCAGCGTCGACCGCATCACCGACTCCCTGTGGTCGATCCAGAGCGCCGATCACGGGATCCAGCGCCGCGCCGACGAACTCGCGTATCGCATCGTCGGCCTCGTCGCTGCCGTCGCGGCCGCGGTCGGCGTCTGGACCGTCGCCAGCGGCGAACCGCTGTCTGCGGGCGCTATCGGCGTGCTGCTCGCGCTGCTCGTCGCTAGCCCCTGGGCGCTCGGACTCGCGACACCGCTTTCGGTCGCCACGAGTATCCGCGACGCGATGAAGCGCGGCATCGTCGTGCTCGACGACACGATTTTCGAGCGGCTCCGCGATATCGACGTGGTCGTGTTCGACAAGACCGGGACGCTCACGACTGGCGAGATGGAGGTCATCGACGTCAACGCATCGGACGAGGCGCTCGCCGATGCGGCCGCGCTCGAACGGCGCGCCGCACATCCGGCTGCGGCCGCGATCGTCTCTGCGGTCAAGTCGAAGGCTGACAACGCGGAGGCGGCTCAAACCGACGGAGGCCGTATCGACGACACCGGAACGACGCCTGCTGGCCGCGACGTGCGCGACTTCCGGACGCACGCGACGGGCGTCTCCGGAACCGTCGATGGCCGCGACGTGCTCGTCGGAAACCTCGATCTGTTCGCCGAACGAGGCTGGACGGTCACGTCCGAGATCCAAGAAAAAGCACGTAAAGCCCGTGGGTTCGGCCGGCTCCCGGTCGTGATCGGCCGCGACGGACGAGCGGACGGGATCGTCGTAGTCGGCGATAATCCCCGACAGGGATGGCTGGACACGGTCACCGCCCTCCACGAGCGCGGGATCGAGGTCGCCGTCCTCACGGGCGACGACGAGGAGGCGACGGACTTCTTCGCGGAACAGGACGCGGTCTCGTACGTGTTCGCGGACGTGCCGCCCGAGGGGAAGACGGAGGCGATCCGGCGGTTCCAGCGCGAGCGGCGCGTCGCGATGGTCGGTGACGGCACCAACGACGCGCCTGCCTTAGCACAGGCCGATCTCGGGATTTCGTTGGGAAGCGGGACGGCGCTTGCCGCGGACGCCGCCGACATCGCGGTCGTCGACGACGACCTCTCGCTCGTCGAGACCACGTTCGAACTCGCGCGGGCGGCGCGGCGGCGCGTCCGGCAGAACGTCGGACTCGCCTTCGCGTACAACGCGATCGCGATCCCCGTCGCACTCGTCGGGCTGTTCAACCCCGTGACCGCGGCGATCGCGGTCGCTATCTGCGGCGGGCTCCTCGCCGTGAACTCGTCGCGAGACCTCTTCAGAGAGTGA
- a CDS encoding mechanosensitive ion channel domain-containing protein, which produces MPPAQFAVPEFLLAVPYRIWLALAVLALGLVLAYLTGVINRRLLKRAGVPEVIEGTAFERTAREFDTSTVRIVAKLSSYFILAVSVIVALTVADVNYLEQFWSGVAAFLPRVFVAILVFIVGVVVGDKVELLVAERLRGIKLPELGVLPSIAKYSVVYVAALIALGQVGVQTLALIVLLAAYAFALVLFAALATKDLVASAAAGVFLLLRQPYGIGDEVRVAGERGVVQEVDLFVTHIETGGEEHVIPNHAVFRDGIVLIRE; this is translated from the coding sequence ATGCCCCCGGCCCAGTTCGCCGTGCCCGAGTTCCTCCTCGCCGTCCCGTATCGGATCTGGCTGGCGCTCGCCGTGCTCGCGCTCGGGCTCGTGTTGGCGTACCTCACCGGGGTGATCAACCGCCGGCTGCTCAAACGCGCGGGCGTCCCGGAGGTCATCGAGGGGACGGCCTTCGAGCGGACGGCCCGCGAGTTCGACACCTCGACGGTGCGGATCGTCGCGAAGCTGTCGAGCTACTTCATCCTCGCCGTCTCCGTCATCGTCGCGCTCACGGTCGCGGACGTGAACTACCTCGAACAGTTCTGGTCCGGCGTCGCCGCCTTCCTCCCGCGGGTGTTCGTGGCGATTCTCGTGTTCATCGTCGGCGTCGTCGTCGGCGACAAGGTGGAGCTGCTCGTCGCCGAGCGGCTCCGGGGGATCAAGCTCCCCGAACTCGGCGTTCTCCCCTCGATCGCGAAGTACAGCGTGGTGTACGTCGCCGCGCTCATCGCGCTCGGACAGGTCGGCGTCCAGACGCTCGCGCTCATCGTGTTGCTCGCGGCGTACGCGTTCGCGCTCGTGCTGTTCGCCGCCCTCGCGACGAAGGACCTTGTCGCCTCGGCCGCGGCCGGCGTCTTCCTCCTCCTCCGACAGCCGTACGGCATCGGCGACGAGGTGCGGGTCGCCGGCGAGCGCGGCGTCGTTCAGGAGGTCGACCTGTTCGTCACGCACATCGAGACCGGCGGCGAAGAACACGTCATTCCGAACCACGCCGTGTTTCGCGACGGTATTGTGCTGATCCGGGAGTAG
- a CDS encoding HVO_0758 family zinc finger protein yields MKSTRKGLRDGDLVKDTYERLNCADCDQVLKKENDPDEVFSVRICPECGARFKELR; encoded by the coding sequence ATGAAATCTACGCGCAAGGGGCTCCGCGACGGCGACCTTGTCAAGGACACTTACGAGCGGCTCAACTGCGCAGACTGCGATCAGGTACTGAAAAAGGAGAACGACCCCGACGAGGTGTTCTCGGTCCGGATCTGTCCGGAGTGCGGTGCCCGATTTAAGGAGCTTCGCTGA
- a CDS encoding glycosyl transferase family 2, with protein MEYVQERVTTLHALTDHGPDAPTDRAAVVVPMTEREYGTLAADRVLSTLETVDPARVIVPLRASADRAGPFADWLDGFDLDVETLWCDGPRLASLLDARGLDGERGKGRDVWLALGRALDEEFVVVHDADTKTYSPAFVNRLLFPLGRGYSFSKGYYARVEDGSLYGRLFRLFFRPLVRALGDAAPGKEPDVLEYLSAFRYALAGEFAATSDLVSRLRVQRGWGLEVGTLGEAFGHAGFADSAQVDLGRYEHDHRSVEGPTGLADMSRAVGEATLRAVEDTGVDVRYDGLPERYRAAAETLVDGYAADAAFNGLEYDAPDERSQVATYAEALAEPGPDTRLPAWENAPVDPGEIREAARADLDAVRGGDPGVGSAVEDEAGGDGSAEGDAVTEAATDDGQTGSAPGED; from the coding sequence ATGGAGTACGTTCAGGAGCGCGTGACCACCCTTCACGCGTTGACCGACCACGGGCCCGACGCCCCGACGGACCGCGCGGCGGTCGTCGTGCCGATGACCGAACGCGAGTACGGGACGCTCGCGGCCGACCGGGTGCTCTCGACGCTGGAGACCGTCGACCCCGCCCGGGTGATCGTTCCGCTGCGGGCGTCCGCGGACCGCGCCGGGCCGTTCGCGGACTGGCTCGACGGGTTCGACCTCGACGTCGAGACGCTGTGGTGTGACGGTCCCCGGCTCGCGTCGCTGCTCGACGCGCGGGGCCTCGACGGCGAGCGGGGCAAGGGCCGCGACGTGTGGCTCGCGCTGGGACGCGCGCTCGACGAGGAGTTCGTCGTCGTCCACGACGCCGACACGAAGACGTACTCGCCGGCGTTCGTCAACCGGCTGCTGTTCCCGCTGGGACGCGGCTACTCCTTCTCGAAGGGGTACTACGCCCGCGTCGAGGACGGATCGCTGTACGGCCGGCTGTTCCGGCTGTTCTTCCGGCCGCTCGTCCGCGCGCTCGGCGACGCCGCGCCCGGGAAGGAGCCGGACGTACTCGAATACCTCTCGGCGTTCCGCTACGCGCTCGCCGGGGAGTTCGCGGCGACGAGTGACCTCGTCTCCCGGCTCCGCGTCCAGCGCGGCTGGGGACTGGAGGTCGGGACGCTCGGCGAGGCGTTCGGCCACGCCGGCTTCGCCGACAGCGCGCAGGTGGACCTGGGTCGCTACGAACACGACCACCGCTCAGTCGAGGGACCGACCGGCCTCGCCGACATGAGTCGGGCGGTCGGCGAGGCGACGCTACGCGCGGTCGAGGACACCGGCGTCGACGTGCGCTACGACGGACTCCCCGAGCGCTACCGCGCGGCCGCAGAGACGCTGGTCGACGGGTACGCCGCCGACGCCGCGTTCAACGGACTCGAATACGACGCCCCCGACGAGCGCTCGCAGGTGGCGACGTACGCCGAGGCGCTCGCCGAACCCGGCCCCGACACCCGGCTCCCGGCGTGGGAGAACGCGCCGGTCGATCCCGGCGAGATCCGAGAGGCGGCGCGGGCCGACCTCGACGCGGTTCGCGGAGGCGATCCGGGCGTCGGTAGCGCCGTCGAGGACGAAGCAGGGGGCGACGGTTCCGCGGAGGGCGACGCGGTCACCGAGGCGGCGACCGACGACGGGCAGACGGGCTCGGCCCCGGGTGAGGACTGA
- a CDS encoding AbrB/MazE/SpoVT family DNA-binding domain-containing protein, which produces MSVETDSHGRLYLSSELRRKYGERFHVVGYEDRLELVPIDENPLEAIREAAGDAFEGESIAELRDGVREQAKRDAEAGFDRGRGAAEDGDA; this is translated from the coding sequence ATGTCAGTGGAAACGGATTCACACGGACGGCTGTACCTGTCCTCGGAACTGAGGCGGAAATACGGCGAGCGATTCCACGTGGTCGGGTACGAGGATCGCCTCGAACTCGTCCCCATCGACGAGAACCCGCTCGAAGCGATCCGGGAGGCCGCCGGCGACGCGTTCGAGGGCGAGTCGATAGCGGAACTCCGTGACGGCGTTCGCGAGCAGGCGAAACGGGACGCCGAAGCGGGATTCGACCGAGGAAGGGGTGCGGCGGAGGACGGCGACGCATGA
- a CDS encoding MFS transporter, whose product MSRTRLFGSLCAIVFLVNFARVVFAPLVGQFIGEFGIGEGTAGLIVTLAWLGSAAPRLPAGWALTRFTRRSVILVSGGMLTAGALGVALAPSVLALMVAAFAIGLASGVYFVAANPFIAELFPQRVGRVMGVHGMASQLAAVVAAPAVTVALWYDWRYAFYGLAVAAAASTVVFVALAKRTDLPDAGAGDTDFLGAARGEWKLIFAGVVLMGLTSFVWQGLFNFYELYMIDKDLPRSTARNLLTVIFAAGVPAFLVSGDLADRLPHVPYLLGIVTAFVGGVVLVVVAEGLAAVIAASVVVGFAIHMLFPAGDTYLLASLPDESRASAYAMFSAGMMSAQAAGSWVVGEAIEAGATYDAVFLALAGGLAVLVAAYAVLYRLGRVPGGAAGATRAA is encoded by the coding sequence GTGTCACGGACCCGGCTGTTCGGATCGCTCTGCGCCATCGTCTTCCTCGTCAACTTCGCGCGCGTCGTGTTCGCGCCCCTCGTGGGGCAGTTCATCGGCGAGTTCGGAATCGGCGAGGGGACCGCCGGTCTCATCGTCACGCTCGCGTGGCTCGGTTCGGCCGCCCCGCGGCTGCCGGCGGGGTGGGCGCTCACGCGGTTCACGCGCCGCAGCGTGATCCTCGTCTCCGGCGGGATGCTGACCGCCGGCGCGCTCGGCGTCGCGCTCGCGCCGAGCGTGCTCGCGCTGATGGTCGCCGCCTTCGCGATCGGGCTGGCGTCCGGCGTCTACTTCGTGGCCGCGAACCCCTTCATCGCGGAGCTGTTCCCCCAGCGCGTCGGGCGGGTGATGGGCGTTCACGGCATGGCGAGCCAGCTCGCCGCCGTCGTCGCCGCGCCCGCGGTCACCGTCGCGCTGTGGTACGACTGGCGGTACGCGTTCTACGGGCTGGCGGTCGCCGCGGCCGCCAGCACGGTCGTGTTCGTCGCGCTCGCGAAGCGGACCGACCTCCCGGACGCCGGCGCGGGCGACACCGACTTCCTCGGGGCCGCCCGCGGCGAGTGGAAGCTAATCTTCGCCGGCGTCGTGCTGATGGGACTCACGAGCTTCGTCTGGCAGGGGCTGTTCAACTTCTACGAGCTGTACATGATCGACAAGGACCTGCCGCGGTCGACCGCGCGAAACCTCCTGACCGTGATATTCGCGGCCGGCGTGCCCGCGTTCCTCGTCTCCGGCGACCTCGCCGACCGGCTCCCGCACGTCCCGTACCTGCTCGGCATCGTCACGGCGTTCGTCGGCGGCGTGGTCCTCGTCGTGGTCGCCGAGGGGCTGGCGGCGGTGATCGCGGCGAGCGTCGTCGTCGGCTTCGCGATCCACATGCTGTTCCCGGCCGGCGACACGTACCTGCTCGCGTCGCTGCCCGACGAGTCCCGCGCGTCGGCGTACGCGATGTTCTCCGCCGGAATGATGTCCGCGCAGGCGGCCGGCTCGTGGGTCGTCGGCGAGGCGATCGAGGCTGGCGCGACCTACGACGCCGTCTTCCTCGCGCTCGCCGGCGGACTGGCGGTCCTCGTCGCCGCGTACGCGGTGCTGTACCGGCTCGGGCGCGTCCCCGGCGGCGCGGCTGGCGCGACGCGAGCGGCCTGA
- a CDS encoding aldo/keto reductase: MATREALWGYRNRFGDAFGRTYFRRFGPGVVSSVGIGTYLGEPTPAVDEASREAIGLALRSGENHVDTAANYRCGRAERVVGEALRDVPVDRESVIVATKGGFLPFDGERPTDPSAYVRERFVDPGIVDSDDLANGAHAMTPEFLEWSLDRSLDRLGLDSVDCYYVHNPETQLAVRSREDVYDRLEAAFDTLERRRAAGDIGAYGVATWDAFRVPEGDDAYLSLAEVLSRAERAGEAVGPDDDHGFEAIQLPFNVAMADAFTRRNQPAPPDFDAESPVSTLEFAHEAGLSVVTSASIGQGELAVEGAIPADVDATLAGETPAQRALNFARSAPGVTSSLVGTTDPDHVRENVAAGTFDPLGASAFDAVFE; this comes from the coding sequence ATGGCGACTCGCGAGGCCCTCTGGGGGTACCGGAACCGGTTCGGCGACGCCTTCGGGCGGACGTACTTCCGGCGGTTCGGCCCGGGCGTCGTCTCCAGCGTCGGGATCGGGACGTACCTCGGCGAACCGACGCCCGCCGTCGACGAGGCCTCGCGCGAGGCGATCGGACTGGCGCTCCGCTCTGGGGAGAACCACGTCGACACCGCGGCCAACTACCGCTGCGGCCGCGCCGAGCGCGTCGTCGGCGAGGCGCTCCGGGACGTGCCCGTCGACCGCGAGTCCGTGATCGTCGCGACGAAGGGGGGCTTCCTCCCGTTCGACGGTGAGCGCCCGACCGACCCGAGCGCGTACGTCCGCGAGCGGTTCGTCGACCCCGGGATCGTCGACTCCGACGACCTCGCGAACGGCGCGCACGCGATGACGCCCGAGTTCTTAGAGTGGTCGCTCGACCGCTCGCTCGACCGCCTCGGCCTCGACTCCGTCGACTGCTACTACGTCCACAACCCGGAGACGCAGCTCGCCGTCCGGTCGCGCGAGGACGTGTACGACCGGCTCGAAGCCGCCTTCGATACCCTCGAACGCCGGCGCGCCGCGGGCGATATCGGGGCCTACGGGGTCGCGACGTGGGACGCGTTCCGCGTGCCCGAGGGCGACGACGCGTATCTCTCGCTCGCGGAGGTCCTCTCGCGGGCCGAGCGCGCCGGCGAGGCGGTCGGCCCCGACGACGACCACGGGTTCGAGGCGATCCAGCTGCCCTTCAACGTCGCGATGGCGGACGCGTTCACCCGCCGGAATCAGCCCGCGCCGCCGGACTTCGACGCCGAGAGCCCCGTCTCGACGCTCGAGTTCGCTCACGAGGCCGGGCTCTCCGTCGTGACGAGCGCGAGCATCGGACAGGGCGAGTTGGCGGTCGAGGGTGCGATCCCCGCCGACGTCGACGCGACGCTCGCGGGGGAGACGCCGGCCCAACGGGCGCTCAACTTCGCGCGGAGCGCCCCGGGCGTCACCTCGTCGCTCGTCGGGACGACCGACCCCGACCACGTCCGCGAGAACGTCGCCGCCGGCACCTTCGACCCGCTCGGCGCGTCGGCGTTCGACGCCGTCTTCGAGTGA